Proteins encoded within one genomic window of Mesorhizobium sp. AR10:
- a CDS encoding zinc-binding dehydrogenase encodes MAVPSEMKALLLVGDGYTKTPNSSVLEAMEPYLQPGVIAVPTPGPTQVLIKVSLSSINPSDIAFIKGQYGQPRAKGQPAGFEGVGTVVASGDEPYPKNLIGKRVAFATGVSTWGSWAEYAVAEAVVCIPLLDTVRDEDGAAMIVNPLTALAMFDIVKQEGEKAFIMTAGASQLCKLIIGLAKEEGFRPIVTVRRDDQIPLLKELGAAHVLNEKAADFKATLREVVKAEQPRIFLDAVTGPLASVIFDVMPKRSRWIIYGRLDPDTTIIREPGQLIFQHKHIEGFWLSEWMRQFRDRRGPAILEAQKRFSDGRWSTDVTAIVPLAEAMTKVPAELAKPNGKVFIKP; translated from the coding sequence ATGGCTGTCCCATCCGAGATGAAGGCGTTGCTGCTGGTCGGCGACGGCTATACCAAGACCCCGAATAGCAGCGTGCTGGAGGCGATGGAGCCCTATCTCCAGCCAGGCGTGATCGCAGTGCCGACGCCCGGCCCGACGCAGGTGCTGATCAAGGTCAGCCTCTCCTCGATCAATCCGTCCGATATCGCCTTCATCAAGGGCCAGTATGGTCAGCCGCGCGCCAAGGGCCAGCCGGCCGGTTTCGAGGGTGTTGGCACCGTCGTCGCCAGCGGTGACGAGCCCTACCCAAAAAACCTGATCGGCAAACGCGTCGCCTTTGCCACCGGTGTGTCGACCTGGGGTTCGTGGGCTGAATACGCCGTCGCCGAGGCGGTGGTCTGCATTCCGCTTCTCGATACGGTTCGCGACGAGGATGGTGCGGCGATGATCGTCAACCCGCTTACCGCTCTCGCCATGTTCGATATCGTCAAGCAGGAAGGCGAGAAGGCCTTCATCATGACCGCCGGCGCCAGCCAGCTTTGCAAGCTGATCATTGGTCTCGCAAAGGAAGAGGGGTTCCGGCCGATCGTCACGGTGCGTCGCGACGATCAGATCCCGTTGCTGAAGGAACTCGGCGCCGCCCATGTCCTCAACGAAAAGGCAGCGGATTTCAAGGCGACGCTGCGCGAGGTGGTCAAGGCCGAGCAGCCGCGCATCTTCCTCGATGCGGTAACCGGGCCGCTGGCCTCTGTCATCTTCGACGTCATGCCGAAGCGTTCGCGCTGGATCATCTACGGGCGGCTCGATCCCGACACCACAATCATCCGCGAGCCCGGCCAGCTGATCTTCCAGCACAAGCATATTGAGGGTTTCTGGCTGAGCGAGTGGATGCGCCAGTTCCGCGATCGCCGCGGTCCGGCGATCCTGGAGGCGCAGAAGCGTTTTTCGGACGGCCGCTGGTCGACCGACGTGACGGCGATTGTGCCGCTGGCCGAAGCGATGACGAAGGTTCCAGCGGAACTGGCCAAGCCCAACGGCAAGGTGTTCATCAAGCCGTAG